GCTCAGAGTTGGAGACAGAAGAGGGGGTCAGCGGAAGGACCAGTAGGCACAGAGACGGGACAGAGTGCACTCGTGGGCAGGCGAAGGCGGACAGGAGCAGGACGAAGGCGGATGGGACTGACTGCACGAGCGGTACGTCCGGGCATCCAGGCACTATAGCCACCGCCCTTTGCAAAATCCAGAAAATGAAAACCCTATCTTTTTTCTTTTATGCTCTTCTCGCCCAACCGGACAGACGGCCCAGCCACAGCCCACACTCTCGCTCTCTCTCGTCCGCGCGCAGCAGCTGCTTCGCGGCAGCCCTGTTCTGGTCCGCTCTCTATGaggtttcttcttctttttgtttttttttgtcacGCGTGATGACAACGCACGGGCACACAAAGCTTCACCACAGGTGGCACTGACTCTTTTTTGCTTCTCCCTCCATCCTTGTCACCTTGTGGATGCTCGCTAGCTCCACCACCATCAACCCCGAATCTGAACACCACTTCACCACGGAATGACGAGCGCCGACCCGACCGTCGTCTTGGTTCCAATCTGGGGCGTCGGCCACTTCGTCCCAATGATCGAGGCCGGCAAGCGGCTGCTCGCGCTCAGCAGCCGCCCGCTCACGCTCACCGTGCTCATCATGCCGGCGCCGACGGAGAAGCGCGCGTCCGAGATCGCCGAGCACATCCGCGAGGTGGAGACGGACTTcgccggcctcggcctcggcctcgccatCCGCTTCCACCACCTCCTGGCAACCGAGCCCCCGGCCGTGGCGGCCTACTCGGGCCCTGAGGAGTTCATCTCCCTCAACGTGCAGCCGTACGTGCCCTCACTTCTGCTCTCCAATCTGCAGACACGAGGCGCACAGCTGTGTGTAGGCGCATTAGGGTGCAGGGGTAAGTAAGTTTACAGGCGCATCAGTTGCATGCGAGATGTGCAGGTGCAGAGTTGCATGCAGGGGCAGGCTTTTGTTTTAAAAAGGCAGGGCAAGCGCAGCAGGCGGGGCGGGTACGGGCGTCCGGACGTGTCCTCGCGCCGGACGTCAAGGCGCTAGTTGTTCCATTatagttttagaaaaaaaaaattgctatAGGACACCGTTAAGATACATAATATGCTGATGGACACCGTCTAAAACGGAATTTGCCCAACACCATTACAAAATCGTATCCATTTGCCATAACATATGGTGTctattattttattcatttatACCCTTGTCTTCAACCTCCGGCTCTTCGCTGATATTTGCTCAAAATCATTGAAGTGATGGAAGAGATTGCTAAGGAAAACAATTCTTCACCAGTGTTTAGTTGTTAGATTAGTTAGAAGGGAAACATTTTTGAGCAattaactaaatctaattaaacataAGGCATAggagcacctttgttgcactcaTGCCGGTGCATagtatttttttagtttttttagcaGAATAGACCTTTATTATTCTTCATAATAAGTACAGATGGCATCAGGCGGAAATACAAACCAAACATGTGTCCCTAAATTAGCATAAATACAACTCCTAGCAAAATTATGAGCATCCACATTTGATCGTCTCCCCTCATGGACGAACTCGACAAATATAAAATCATTCGATCTAGCTCTAATTTTCTGGACAATGTACCCATAAGAGCCCATATTACCTTCACGTATGCTTGCGACAACTCCAGCATTGTCGCATGCCACTTTGAAGTCCTAAAGTAGAAAATCGCTAGTAAGAGCCAGGCCTTCTTTACATGATATCGCCTCCACGGTCTCTAGCTCCATGCTTCCTTCCATCACTATTGCCGAGGCCCCAAGAAGCGTCCAGCAAAGTCACGTGCAACAGCTGCAGCAACAACAGTTCCTGAGTTCTTAGCCAAGGCTGCATCAACGTTAATCTTCATTAGCCCCGCCGGGGGAGGAATCCAGCGAGTATTGCTTCTCTGAACAGCGGGTCGATCCTTCACTTTTGGTTGCACCAATTGGAGATTAGCCACAAAACTAGTGATAAAATTATGAGTCGAGAGCGGGCTTTGATAAATATCTTCATGAATAGCTTTCCTTCTAGCATACCAAATAGCCCAAAGGGTCACGGTGACCCGGATTAGGTCCTCATGCTTCAGGGTTTGCATCACTACTTCCAACCAACCCCCTGCATCCTGATCCTCAATAAGATCGTGTCGTTGATCAACTTAGGATCATCATCCCCTCGCGATATCTACGGTACTGCCGAGGTCACCTGCGTTCCACACAATTTCCAGTGACGTTGGAAAAAGTGAGCTGGGAAACCATCTGGTATCGGGGGTAAGTTTTGCAGAATCcagaaaatgaaaactctttccttttcttttctgctCTTTTTGCCCAACCGAACAGGCGGCCCAGCCGCAGCCCACACTCTTCCGCCCGCAGCAGCCGCTTCGCGGCCTGTTGGCAGCCCAGTGTCAGCCCGCTCTACATGAAGCTTTTTTTGTCACCCGTGACAACGCACTGGCACATTAAGCTTCGACAAACGTGGCAGCAACGCGCAGTGCGGTCTCGGAGCGTGAATGCATTGACTGACGCGCCAGGGCCCCACTTTGTTTCGTCGCGACAGTGTAAGCAGGTGACCAGAATCGCGGGATTCCAGGCCCATTCTCTCTTTCCCGTCTCTACTCCTCACTCTTTCCTCGTCAGTCCCCGTCCGCTCCTCGCTCGTCGTCTTTCCTTCCGTTCCACCCCGAATCCGAACCGAACACCACCACGGCATGACGAGCGCCGACCCGACCGTCGTCTTGGTTCCCGTCTGGGGCGTCGGCCACTTTGTGCCCATGATCGAGGCCGGCAAGCGGCTGCTCGCGCGCAGCAGCCGCCCGCTCTCGCTCACCGTGCTCATCATGCCGGCGCCGACGGAGAAGCGCGCGTCCGAGATCGCCGACCACATCCGCGAGGTGGAGAAGGAGTCcgccggcctcggcctcgccaTCCGCTTCCACCACGTCCCGGCAGCCGAGCCCCCGCCCGTGGCCACCTACTCGGGCCCTGAGGAGTTCATCTCCCTCAACATGCAGCCGTACGTACCCCACGTGAGGGCGGCCGTGTCCGGCCTGGCCTGCCCCGTGGCCGCGCTCGTGGTGGACATCTTCTGCACGCCGCTGCTCGATGCGGCGCACGGCCTCGGGGTGCCCGCCTACGTGTACCTCATCTGCAGCGCGGCCATGTGCGCGCTCCTGCTGCGCTCCCCGGCGCTCGAcgaggaggccgccgccgccggcgacgtcGAGTTCGAGGAGATGGACGGCGGTGCGGTGCACGTGCCGGGGCTCCCACCGGTGCCCGCGTCCTGCCTCCCGTCGGGACTGGTCGACAGGAAGGTCCCGACGTACAGGTGGTTCCTGTACAACGGCAGGCGCTACCCGGAAGCCGCCGGCATCATCGTCAACACCGTCGCCGAGCTCGAGCCACACGTGCTCGCGGCCATCGCTGACGGCCGGTGCACGCGCGGGAACCGCGCTCCGACGGTGTACGCCGTCGGGCCGGTCCTCGCCGCCACCATTACTACTCCGCCGCCCGCGGACGCGGGGCAGCAACAGGAAGAACACGAGTGCGTGCGGTGGCTCGACACACAGCCGCCAGCGTCCGTGCTGTTCCTCTGCTTCGGGAGCGCGCGGTTCTTCACCGCGCGGCAGGCACACGAGATCGCGCACGCCCTGGACCGCAGCGGCCACCGCTTCCTGTGGGTGCTGCGCGGGCCGCCAGAGCACGGGACGAAGCTGTCCTCGGACGGGGACCTGGCCGAGCTGCTCCCGCCGGGGTTCTCGGAGAGGACCAAGGGCAGGGGGCTCGTGTGGCCGAAGTGGGCGCCGCAGAAGGAGATCCTGGCGCACGCCGCCGTGGGGGGGTTCGTCACGCACTGCGGCTGGAACTCGGTGCTCGAGAGCCTGTGGTTCGGCGTGCCCATGCTGACGTGGCCGTGGGCCGCCGAGCAGCACTACAACGCCTTCACGCTGGTGGCCGGCATGGGGGTCGCTGTCGCGATGGAGGTGCGTAGGAAGGAGGACAACTTCGTGGAGGCTGCCGAGATGGAGCGCGCAGTCCGAGCCCTCATGGGAGGCGCCGAGGGGAGCACGGCGAGGGAGAAGGCGAGGGAGATGAAGGCGGCTTGCCGGAGGGCCGTCGAGGAGGGCGGCTCGTCGTATGCGTCCTTGCAGAGACTCTGTGATGCACTCCATCAAGGTGCAGTGCTCCCAACAAAGTTTCCCCAGAATACATGAAAATAGATGGAAGAATGTGATTGATCTGGTGTTCCAGACTTCCAGGTTCAGTTGTGTTTGTGTGTTCAACCCAACTCTCAATCGAGGCTGTCGACCTTCACTTTGTTGATTTTGTTGTAAGAACAtttaaaaaataattattatCTACTTTTGCTGATGTAGTTTGTTCAAATTTTTAGACACAAGAATTCTTTTTTCAGTCTCTGCTATGTACACACTACACAACCATGTATAGTCTCCGGCGGTCTTAAAGCTAGTAAGCTCTGAACAAGCAACTCAAAAATAAACAAGTGAATGAGGTCATGTTTGAATTAAGTAAAATACTAAGTTGATGCTAGTGGCTAAAATAGTTGTATCTTATCCAAACTGTCAACAGCCTATAGCCAATAAGACTATTTAAACTCATTAGTTACTAATAGTTAGCTAACTAAAAGCACGTAGTTAATATTAACTAGTTAAGATCATCTCCAGCAGGGCGCTCAAATAAGCCCACAAACTAAAATTTGAGGGCTCACGTAAAAAACACAGGTCCAACAGTGCCCCTACCCAAGCCCTTAAATTTGGGTGCCCCTCAAATCACCCCTCTCAACCCTCAATCTTGTGGGCATCCACCCTAGCCCCCATCCGGCAGTTGGCCGTTTTCCTTCCGCGTGCGCTTCTCTTCCCCGACGAGACTCACCTGCGCCCAGAAAAGAAGCCCCACCGGCGGACCTCCTCCACGCTCGCTCTCACCGCCCACGACCGCCTTCTCCTCACCGCCACCAGATCTGACCTCCTCCTCACCGGGGCCGTCAACCGGGGAAGAAGCTGCCGCCAGATCTGACCACCTCCTCCTCGCTGAGGCATGTGGCCACAGGAGAAGCATAGTGGCCTCCTCTCCTCCTCATACGGCCCCGGAGAAAAGTGACGTGTCCTCCTCTCCACCTCGCACGGCCATCGGAGATGCGCCGCAGCCTCCTCTCCTTGCGTGGCAGAAGCGCCACGGCCTCCCCCCTCGCGTGACAGAAGCGTCGCAGCCTCCTCTCCTCGTGTGTCTGTCGCGGACTCCTCTCATCACACGACTGTCGAAGAGCCGTCGCACgtctcctcctcaatctcctcccgattcgatttgttttttttttgtggccGAGTAAGTCTACGACAAGAGGGTCCTACATGTCTAAAATAAATTTGAAGGCTCTGATTTGAGGACTCTAGTTGAAgcatatgcaaaaaaaaaaaaaaagtcctcAGAAATAAGGAGAGCCCCTAAATCAAAAGGAGGGTCTTCATTTATTAAGGGCTCCTGTTGGATGCTCTAATAGTAGCTACACATAACTATTAGCTGAACGTTGTATGAATGCAGTGGTTGGGTGGTTTGAATAGATGTATGAAGGTTTAAATTAATTATTTTTCTGTTTGCGTCCTTTTGGCGCCAAGGCACTGTGCGTGCTACCGTGTCCTTTGCTGCTGTCGCATCTCCTATATAGCTGGCTAGCTGCCGATTGCATGCTACTGTCGGTACACTGTTGTTGGTTTCAATAGTATAAATATTGATTAGCACCCGGTTAGTTTTGGCTTATTTGtttataagctgtactttttcagccaacgaataatcaGCCTATTCGGGagaccgtatcgtatcgtggattatttactgctgactggtttggtgtgagagaaaaacactgtttccaactggaaatttacgatcgtttacgagcaagcgaacaggccgaatatttttctctcgcaccaaatcagttaacagtactttcagcAATGGTTtgtcagccaaacaagcccaaacgaacaggacgcagAACAACCAGTAAAAGGTAGCCTTAAGCAATAGTAAATACTACTACATACATACATCTCATACATTGTGTAACTTCACCTTAGACTAAAACACAACTCAAGTTTACGGTCAACCACAAAGCGTATAAATATTGATTGCTTTCTTCTTTCTCCGGCCATTTCTTCAATAGGTCACTACCACAGACATTGCATGAATATTATGGGTTTGTTTGCTAGAGTTTTACCTCTAGGTAAAACAGCTTCAGTTGCGGGTtgtgactttttttttttggtgaaatAGCTCTGTTTAGCTCTAATTTCTCTAGTTGGAAAAATGTTTGATATCACTAGTAATAATTTTTAGACGTGGTTAAAATCAATTTTTTAGAAACGGTTCTAACAACCGACACTATGCCACCAACGGTAAAAATGGTTCATTTATAGGAGCGGATTTACGACCGACTCTAAAAAAAAGCATTTTTACAAATGGTTCTGCTAAGTCAACCGTTACTGAAGATCCATTTCTAAAGACGGTGCGTTGTGCAAACCGCTCCTAAAAACAATCTCTAGCATCGGATGGCCTTAGGCAACCGTCGTTGAAAATGTTTTTTCAGCATTAAAAAAAAAGCTCGCCGGCCAGCACACCGGCGGCGAGCCAGAACACGAAGCTCGCTGGGGCCTGGGGCTACCTAACAGAAGCGTAGCACATCAACTCAACTCTGCACCACTGGACAGTCACGCTAGGCAGCTAGCTGCGTGCCTCGCCAGATGTGTGTTGTGGCAGTATGCAATGTCGTCGCCGtggtcgcgccgccgccgccgtcgctgcaGTTGCGTCGTCGTCCTCATCGTCGCCACTGATGATCGATTtatacgagagaaaaatattattttaattaaAAATTTACAAGCATTTACGACGAGCAACGAAACGAAAAAGCTACTCGAGTGGGAGAGATACGGAGCAGTAGAAGTAGAATATAAGAAGATAATAAGATGCTCTGGCTGGGAAGGACTGAGGAGCACGTGGGTGGGTCCCACGCACATGGCAATGGACCTGTGGATGACATTCAAAGCACGCGCTCACAGAGTTTTCAACTACGAGCGCGCGAAATTAGCCCCCTTTAGTTTCAAAAATTTTTGACTTTTGGTTAGTGTagtacttttatttttatttggcaaaaattatctAATTATAGATtatttaggtttaaaagattcgtctcacgatttcttgGTTAACTGTGTAAttggtttttttttcgtctatatttagtactctatgcatgtgccgcaagatttgatgtgacggagaatcttgaaaattttttgtttttggtttgcatctaaacggggccttaactTTTTAGCGCTATGTAGAAGCGGGTCTAAATATGACCGCTACTAAGGTTCTGGCCGGGCTCCTGTCGGCTCGGGCTCATGTACTGTAGTTGGGTGTCGGCCGTTGGGTGGCCGACATGTGTCTAtaggagccggagccgcggagcTAGAAAAATAAGTTTCTCCAGCTCCGGTTGTGTCAGTGAGACAGGAAAGGAGAAGAGAAAAAACGGCTCTGGTGAACAGTAACTGGGTGTCGACCGCTGGGTGGCCGACAGGCCGGAACCGGAGCCACCGGAGCCCTGTCAAAGAGGCTCTAAAAATCAAGTCTATTTTTAGGAACGGGTGGATTAAAAAAATCGACTCTAAAAATTAATTTTTTAAAGACGGATGTCTTAAGAGAATCGTCTCTGAAAATCACTCATTTTTAAATGCGGTTTACATAAGTAACCATCTTTAAAAATAGCATTTTCAAAGACGGTTCTTTTAACGGAACCGTTTCTAAAAATCGATACATTTTTAGAGGCAGATTTCTTAATGGACCAACCCCTGAAAATATATCTTCAGCAGCGATCACGGAGCTACGGTGCTCTCAGGCGATGTTATTAGAGGCAGTTTGCTAGTTTAACTGCCTTTGATAGAAAAGGGAGACGTCCCTAAAAATCTTTTCTATACTAGTGTATGTAGAATAGCTTCTCATGGCTACTAGAAATGATAAAATATCCATAATGTCctgcttttttcttttttcttttttgggtTGTTTATTGCTACCATTATGATTTTTAAAGTTTGGAGAAATACCATTACTATTTATCTATTCTGAACTTCAGCATCACAATTCTTCCCATGTTTGAAATATGCCACGGTATACGTCTGGAGAGGCCTTGAGCCCACCGGTAGGCATCATCATTGTATTTTTCATATGGACAAAACTACCCCTTCCACTTTACTCTCTCTATGTCACTGGCATGTGGACCACACTAGTCATCCTTTTTCCCCCCTTCCTTCCCTGTCTTCTCTATGGCAGCTGCTTCTTCCCCAACTCCCATGGCGACCAAGTGGGCGTCGGCCGGTGTCGTGCCCCTCAGCCATGGCGGGGCAAAGCTCCCGCGCGGCCATGGCAGGTCGGAGATATCAACCTAGTAAAATTTATATAAATATTGCAAATATTTTATAGCTACAaatctagttaaatttaaaaaaaagttTGATTAGGACGCATATCTCGCAGTGATACTTATTTTGGGGCTATTGGAATATAAGTTGCGAGGGCTATGTGCCAACAACAATAGTAAGGGCTTTGCTTGCTTTGCGCCCTCGCCTGGTGTCTGGCTCAGGAAGCAAACACGTGCTAAGtctctatttttatttatttattgtaatTATAAAGAGGTCCACCCGAATTCGCTCCTAATAATCGAGATGCAACAATAATCATCGgcatcactactggattcaggagatttgccgagtgccaggggcactcggcgaagtcccaaaaacactcggtaaactcgATAAACTTGTTAATGGCAaacgctagtttgccgagtgttttctgtcaggcactcgacaaagaagttgccaagtgcccaaaaaacacccggcaaactttttttttcaaaaaaaaataaaaaaaaggaacgccgacaccacgcccgcaccaccagcaccgccgccgccgccgccaccaccaccaaccacgtCGCCGCCACCAcaccggggaagaagggagggccccACCACGTCGCACTACCACCACATCGCACCACCACCATCCACGTCGCTGCCgccacgccggggaagaagggagggccccaccacgccgcaccaccaCGCCTAGGCCGCCGCAACAGCcacgcccgccaccaccaccacgcccgtcGTTGTCGGATCTAGAGAGGGAGGGCTGGGAGGGGGGCGACGCCgccggatctgggagagggagggtcgggagagggaggaggggagggcaggGCCACgccagagagggaggaggagggggcacGCCAGAGAGGGAAGAAAGGAGGGGcgcgccggatccgggagagggaggatgAGGGTGGCGCCAAAGAGGGAGGAGGGCGGGGCCATGCCGGATctaggagagggaggaggagggggtgcGCCAGAtccgagagagggaggagggggcacaccggagagggaggaggggggcCACgccagagagggaggagggggcgccggagagggaggaggagagggcaggGCCGTGCCGGcgtcggagagggaggaggggagggaggggaagggggCGCGGGGGGAGGGGGTGTGCAGGAGAGGGGAGCAGGGGGCAGGGGAAGGAGGCGGTGTGCGGGGCAGGGGAAGGAGGGGGTGTGCGGGGTGCGGGAGAGGGGAGCGAGGGCTTGAG
This DNA window, taken from Miscanthus floridulus cultivar M001 chromosome 13, ASM1932011v1, whole genome shotgun sequence, encodes the following:
- the LOC136501073 gene encoding anthocyanidin 5,3-O-glucosyltransferase-like, whose protein sequence is MTSADPTVVLVPVWGVGHFVPMIEAGKRLLARSSRPLSLTVLIMPAPTEKRASEIADHIREVEKESAGLGLAIRFHHVPAAEPPPVATYSGPEEFISLNMQPYVPHVRAAVSGLACPVAALVVDIFCTPLLDAAHGLGVPAYVYLICSAAMCALLLRSPALDEEAAAAGDVEFEEMDGGAVHVPGLPPVPASCLPSGLVDRKVPTYRWFLYNGRRYPEAAGIIVNTVAELEPHVLAAIADGRCTRGNRAPTVYAVGPVLAATITTPPPADAGQQQEEHECVRWLDTQPPASVLFLCFGSARFFTARQAHEIAHALDRSGHRFLWVLRGPPEHGTKLSSDGDLAELLPPGFSERTKGRGLVWPKWAPQKEILAHAAVGGFVTHCGWNSVLESLWFGVPMLTWPWAAEQHYNAFTLVAGMGVAVAMEVRRKEDNFVEAAEMERAVRALMGGAEGSTAREKAREMKAACRRAVEEGGSSYASLQRLCDALHQGAVLPTKFPQNT